From the genome of Candidatus Dependentiae bacterium:
TATACATCTGAAGAAAACATAAAATATATTCCACAAATGCCTCCGGCTTCCGTAAATTACAGAGCTCAAATGAAGAAGGTTGAAGGTCAAGCAGCTAGAGAAAGTTATGCATATTAATTATCCGTCTTCGCATAAAACCAGAGATTTAAATTCCCATGTGAATGCTTCGACGTGATTTCGCACGAAAACAGTTGCAAGCTTCATTTGGCATGATATAAAGGCTTTTGCATATCTCCATTTGATTTACAGCATTCTTTAATTATTTCTACAGCTTCTTTAACCGAACTTGTAACATGAAGAAGCTTTAAATCTTGCTCAGTTATAAGACCTTCGGTTAGTGCCCTTTTTTTTGCCCAAAAAATAAGTGGTCCCCAGTAATGTTTACCAATAAGAATTACCGGTAACTTTTGCATTTTAGACGTTTGTTCTAAAGTTAAAACTTCAAATAATTCATCTAACGTTCCAAACCCTCCGGGAAAAACAATATACCCTATTGAGTATCTGACCAAAAGCCATTTTCTTGCAAAAAAATGTCGCATTAAAATCATATCATTAACATATTTATTTCTTATTTCTTTTGAAAAGCTGGTCAAAGATATACCTACCGATCTTGGAGCTTTTAATTTTTTTATACCCAATTTTTTTGCGGCTTCATATGCACCTTTATTTGCTGCTTCCATAATTCCCGGACCGCCACCGGTTATTACTGAATATTTATTTAACGCCAATAATTCAGCAATTTTTGACGCTTTTTTAGCATAAATACTATCGGCCGTAATCCTGGAACCACCAAATATTGTAATTGCCGGTTGAGGAACTTTTGTAAGCCTCCACATACCAACAAGCAATAAGCCAAACGATTTGGCCGCACTTATAAAAAAATGACAATAAACTATAATTCTTTTACAACAATATTTAACCATATAAAATTCCTAATTTATTCTTTTAAATAATTTTTTGCGTCATTTAAAATTATATTTTCATAAATAATCCCATAAATAGCTTTACAAAAACGTACTGCGTTATCCAAATCTTTCTGATGAATATTTCTTCCAACCGCGCATCCTGAAATTTTAAATTTGTTCACTTGTTCATAAAGTTCTTCTAAAAAAAATTCTGAATCTTTGTGTTTCCCGCCGGCCAAAACTATACCGGTTCTTCCTGCAGCCTTTACACAGTTTGTTAAATATTCTTTGCCCGGATTATTTATTTTTACAAAATCGGCTCCAAGACAAACTCCAACACCACACGCTCCGGCAATTAATTCCGGATCGAGTTCATTTTTTACAGCTTTACCTCTTGGATAAATCCATAAAATAGCGATTAACCCATTTTTATGTGCATCATAAATGATTCTACTTGCTTGAGCCAACATTGAATTTTCATTTTCGCTACCCAAATAAATTGTATAACCAACACCG
Proteins encoded in this window:
- a CDS encoding TIGR00730 family Rossman fold protein, with the translated sequence MVKYCCKRIIVYCHFFISAAKSFGLLLVGMWRLTKVPQPAITIFGGSRITADSIYAKKASKIAELLALNKYSVITGGGPGIMEAANKGAYEAAKKLGIKKLKAPRSVGISLTSFSKEIRNKYVNDMILMRHFFARKWLLVRYSIGYIVFPGGFGTLDELFEVLTLEQTSKMQKLPVILIGKHYWGPLIFWAKKRALTEGLITEQDLKLLHVTSSVKEAVEIIKECCKSNGDMQKPLYHAK
- a CDS encoding aldolase; translation: GVGYTIYLGSENENSMLAQASRIIYDAHKNGLIAILWIYPRGKAVKNELDPELIAGACGVGVCLGADFVKINNPGKEYLTNCVKAAGRTGIVLAGGKHKDSEFFLEELYEQVNKFKISGCAVGRNIHQKDLDNAVRFCKAIYGIIYENIILNDAKNYLKE